One Paenibacillus crassostreae DNA segment encodes these proteins:
- a CDS encoding extracellular solute-binding protein, producing MFITYWSKRSIYIFSLLMFSIILISACSNEDGSSQTSSKEDGRSSISIMAPLHFPHPPTNDIIQRIEELTDTKLEIGWVPEGIYTDKMNTALTTNSLKKVTFVKFTDYTLVKNEIRSKAFWEIGPYLKEFPHLQNLNSVYLEQSAVDQKIYGLYTERPSSRQGIIIREDWLDNLQLNKPKTIEELYEVMRQFTYNDPDQNGSHDTIGLVDRNDLVYGVFKTLSSYFGTPNNWKMENNQFIPEFETAEYMNTMNFMKRLYNEKILNQDFALTSKEVQRDKIIRGTAGVYIGSMTDVQRLSNEVKDINPEARLGLINRIEGPYGYKVWSIPNYNGLYVFSKKAIKTEEELKTILGFFDRTMDHDVVNLMMYGFEGKHYEMKDNLVILPEETSQLRVNEVNPLYTLIIAGLSNPNIMEVGEKESMTALADQLSKDNELFLVDDPTIHLSSQTYDEKNLELSIIIADATYNYILGNLTVEGFKQEIKRWKRNGGEMIIQEYNATLE from the coding sequence ATGTTTATTACATATTGGAGTAAAAGATCTATTTATATTTTTTCCTTGCTGATGTTCTCGATTATCTTGATTAGTGCTTGTTCGAATGAAGATGGTTCCAGCCAGACTTCATCGAAGGAGGATGGACGATCTAGCATTTCGATCATGGCACCTCTTCATTTCCCGCATCCACCAACGAATGATATTATTCAGAGGATCGAGGAACTGACAGATACAAAACTGGAGATTGGATGGGTACCTGAGGGTATATATACAGATAAAATGAACACCGCCTTAACGACGAATTCTCTGAAAAAGGTGACCTTTGTCAAGTTTACAGATTATACGTTAGTTAAGAATGAGATCAGGTCTAAAGCCTTTTGGGAGATCGGTCCTTATTTAAAGGAGTTCCCTCACCTCCAAAATCTGAACTCAGTGTATTTGGAGCAATCAGCGGTAGATCAGAAGATCTACGGATTATATACGGAACGCCCCTCATCAAGGCAGGGAATAATCATTCGTGAAGACTGGCTTGATAACCTTCAACTCAATAAACCTAAAACTATCGAAGAGTTATATGAGGTTATGAGGCAATTTACATATAATGACCCGGATCAGAATGGAAGTCATGATACGATTGGCTTAGTAGATCGTAATGATTTAGTATATGGTGTGTTCAAGACACTTAGTTCATATTTCGGTACACCAAACAATTGGAAAATGGAGAACAATCAATTTATTCCTGAATTTGAAACGGCAGAGTACATGAACACGATGAATTTTATGAAGAGATTATATAATGAGAAGATCCTGAACCAAGACTTTGCCCTTACTAGTAAGGAAGTGCAAAGAGATAAGATTATTCGTGGGACTGCGGGTGTTTATATCGGAAGTATGACTGATGTTCAGAGATTATCTAATGAGGTCAAGGACATCAATCCTGAGGCAAGGCTGGGGCTGATTAATCGTATTGAAGGACCTTATGGGTATAAAGTATGGTCAATACCTAATTATAATGGTCTTTATGTCTTCTCCAAGAAGGCTATCAAAACAGAAGAAGAATTGAAGACAATTCTAGGTTTCTTCGATCGAACGATGGATCATGATGTTGTTAATCTTATGATGTATGGATTCGAGGGAAAGCATTATGAAATGAAGGATAACTTAGTCATTCTTCCTGAAGAAACTTCGCAACTTAGGGTAAATGAAGTGAATCCCCTATACACATTGATTATTGCAGGGCTTAGTAATCCTAACATTATGGAGGTAGGCGAGAAGGAATCTATGACAGCCCTTGCAGATCAGCTGAGTAAAGATAATGAACTGTTCTTAGTAGATGACCCAACGATTCATTTAAGTTCACAAACGTATGATGAGAAGAATTTGGAACTATCAATCATCATTGCAGATGCTACATACAATTATATCCTTGGTAATTTAACTGTTGAGGGATTTAAGCAAGAGATCAAAAGATGGAAGCGTAATGGCGGGGAAATGATTATACAGGAGTATAATGCGACGTTGGAATAG
- a CDS encoding DUF4023 domain-containing protein: MDSTHEFVEKIHDTQAKDKRNKEHQGKGTPDRQLPNNQHSKTK; this comes from the coding sequence ATGGATAGTACACATGAATTTGTAGAGAAGATACATGATACACAAGCGAAAGATAAACGTAATAAAGAACATCAGGGAAAAGGAACACCTGATAGACAGCTCCCTAATAATCAGCATAGCAAAACTAAATAA
- a CDS encoding ABC transporter permease: MQEVAVQPSAAPQPQRKRGKNSSELKKRLWRNKWLYVMVTPGILYFIIFKYLPMYGLIISFQDYKPYQGISGSDWVGMEHFNRLFTEPDFLNILMNTLILFGLNIVIYFPIPIILALMLNELRGTFFKRFFQTLVYLPHFMSWVIVVSISFVMVTMDGGIINELLVFFGFEKVNFLLNPSWFRPMYIIQVIWREAGWGTIIYLASIAAIDPGLYEAARMDGAGRLKQIWHITLPSIRGVIITLFILKIGSVLDLGFEHVYLLLNSMNREVAEIIDTYVYTAGLRQGQFSYSTAIGFFKSIIGLIMVMSVNKLSKKMGEEGVY, from the coding sequence ATGCAGGAAGTAGCCGTCCAGCCCAGTGCAGCTCCTCAACCGCAACGCAAGCGTGGGAAAAATAGCAGTGAGCTTAAAAAGCGACTGTGGAGAAATAAATGGCTTTACGTCATGGTTACACCGGGAATTTTGTATTTTATCATATTCAAATACTTACCTATGTATGGGCTAATTATTTCATTTCAGGATTACAAACCTTACCAAGGAATATCCGGTAGTGATTGGGTAGGAATGGAGCATTTCAATCGCTTATTTACAGAGCCAGATTTCTTAAATATTCTAATGAACACACTGATACTATTCGGACTGAATATCGTCATATATTTTCCGATCCCGATCATACTCGCTTTAATGTTAAATGAACTTAGAGGCACATTTTTCAAGAGATTCTTTCAAACATTGGTCTATTTACCCCATTTCATGTCATGGGTTATCGTCGTCTCCATTTCTTTCGTTATGGTAACGATGGATGGAGGGATTATCAATGAATTACTTGTCTTTTTCGGATTTGAAAAGGTGAACTTCTTACTTAACCCAAGCTGGTTCAGACCTATGTACATTATTCAGGTCATTTGGAGAGAAGCAGGATGGGGTACCATTATTTATCTGGCCTCTATTGCAGCTATTGATCCCGGTCTCTATGAAGCAGCACGTATGGATGGTGCGGGTAGGTTGAAACAAATCTGGCACATTACACTTCCTTCTATTAGAGGCGTTATTATCACATTGTTTATTCTGAAAATTGGTTCCGTACTCGATCTTGGATTTGAACATGTCTACCTACTGCTCAATTCCATGAACCGAGAAGTTGCGGAAATTATTGATACGTATGTCTATACCGCAGGTTTAAGGCAGGGACAATTCAGTTATAGTACAGCGATCGGATTCTTTAAATCTATTATTGGATTAATTATGGTCATGTCAGTGAATAAATTATCCAAGAAAATGGGCGAAGAAGGCGTTTATTGA
- a CDS encoding ABC transporter permease — MKKRYLLIILIIFSFISLFIGVKDISPLDLFHLSDSQMQTLTVSRLPRLISIIIAGMSMSIVGLIMQQLTRNKFVSPTTAGTMDSARFGILVAMMLFTNASSLLKISIAFIFALIGTFIFMKILDKVKYKDAIFIPLVGLMFGNVVGSITTFFAYKNDLIQNMSSWLQGDFSMILKGRYEMLYLSIPLLIIAYIFANRFTIAGMGEDFARNLGLNYKQVVNLGLIIVAAVSSVVILTVGMIPFLGLIVPNIVAIYQGDHLKKSLMFTALLGPIFLLFCDILGRLIIYPYEIPIGMTVGVIGSAIFIYLLMRRKAYAS, encoded by the coding sequence ATGAAAAAGAGATATTTACTAATTATACTAATCATTTTTTCATTCATTTCACTTTTTATTGGTGTAAAGGATATTTCTCCATTGGATCTATTCCACCTCTCAGACAGTCAAATGCAAACCTTAACAGTCAGCCGCTTACCACGTTTAATCAGTATCATTATCGCTGGTATGAGTATGAGTATTGTAGGGTTAATTATGCAACAGTTAACACGTAATAAATTTGTATCTCCAACAACAGCAGGAACGATGGATTCTGCAAGATTTGGTATTCTCGTTGCCATGATGTTATTCACAAACGCGTCTTCTCTTCTAAAAATATCGATAGCCTTTATCTTTGCGCTGATCGGTACTTTCATCTTTATGAAAATACTTGATAAGGTGAAATACAAGGATGCGATTTTCATTCCGCTTGTAGGACTTATGTTCGGGAATGTGGTCGGATCGATTACAACCTTCTTCGCTTATAAGAATGATCTCATTCAGAATATGTCGTCATGGTTACAAGGCGATTTCTCTATGATTCTAAAAGGCCGATATGAGATGCTATATTTAAGTATTCCACTTCTCATCATCGCCTACATATTTGCTAATCGATTCACGATTGCAGGAATGGGGGAGGATTTCGCTAGGAACTTAGGATTGAACTATAAGCAAGTTGTGAATCTTGGACTTATCATAGTAGCAGCGGTGTCTTCTGTTGTCATCCTAACGGTCGGAATGATTCCGTTCCTAGGGCTGATTGTGCCGAATATCGTTGCCATCTATCAAGGGGATCATTTGAAGAAAAGTCTTATGTTCACGGCTTTATTAGGACCAATATTCTTATTGTTCTGTGACATACTAGGAAGATTGATTATATATCCTTATGAAATACCTATTGGAATGACGGTGGGTGTCATCGGGAGTGCAATCTTTATTTACTTACTTATGAGAAGAAAGGCATATGCATCATGA
- a CDS encoding aspartyl-phosphate phosphatase Spo0E family protein → MDMRTVHKLIENRRIELNTLASIYGIRDERVLEKSAQLDRILNVYVRKKCSEEVSQQILIKRDGLRNNDQEYRRELLLY, encoded by the coding sequence ATGGATATGAGAACGGTACACAAATTAATAGAGAATAGACGTATAGAATTAAATACATTAGCAAGTATCTATGGGATTCGTGACGAGCGAGTGCTGGAGAAGTCGGCACAGCTAGATCGTATTTTAAACGTCTACGTCCGTAAAAAATGCTCTGAAGAGGTGTCGCAACAAATTCTGATTAAGCGGGATGGACTGCGTAATAACGATCAAGAGTACAGAAGAGAATTGCTATTATACTAA
- a CDS encoding glycoside hydrolase family 88/105 protein yields the protein MKWAKVACDSLMNTFNAGELPPAHRWHYHQGVFLCGMELLWENVGDDRYVEYIQQYVDDLVDEYGNFYFARDELDAIQAGLLLFNLYERTGNLKYSVAATKLRNLMLTLNLTSEGGFWHKDKYPNQMWLDGLYMAGVFSLKYANAFNEPKLRETVLHQERLMRKHMRDDQTGLLYHAWDERRRMPWANPETGCSPEFWGRSLGWYGLALSQFLDLFPESDPGYSELSLELGKFVQALVRYQDKESGLWYQVVDKGDQPDNWLETSGTCLFVYTIAKAVKHGIVGKDCLEAAKKGYEGLINVLEWDDQGGLVLPDICIGTSAGDYENYVTRPTSKNDLHGVGAFVMACVEMDSLIVSNP from the coding sequence ATGAAATGGGCAAAAGTGGCTTGTGATTCTTTAATGAACACGTTCAATGCGGGGGAACTTCCCCCAGCACATCGTTGGCATTATCATCAAGGGGTATTTCTATGCGGTATGGAACTATTATGGGAAAACGTTGGAGATGATCGTTATGTAGAATATATTCAACAATATGTCGATGATCTAGTAGATGAATATGGTAACTTCTATTTTGCTCGGGATGAATTGGATGCTATTCAAGCAGGTCTTCTCCTATTTAATCTTTATGAACGAACAGGCAATCTAAAATATAGTGTTGCGGCTACGAAATTAAGGAACTTGATGCTCACTCTTAATTTAACTTCAGAAGGTGGATTCTGGCACAAGGATAAGTATCCTAATCAAATGTGGTTAGATGGGCTTTACATGGCTGGGGTATTCTCCTTGAAGTATGCCAACGCATTCAATGAACCTAAATTACGGGAAACGGTATTACATCAGGAGCGGTTAATGCGTAAACACATGAGGGACGATCAGACTGGGTTGTTATATCATGCATGGGATGAAAGACGCCGTATGCCATGGGCTAATCCTGAGACGGGATGTTCACCTGAATTCTGGGGGAGATCCTTAGGTTGGTATGGCCTGGCGTTGTCACAATTTCTAGATCTGTTTCCAGAGAGTGATCCAGGATATTCAGAATTATCGTTGGAATTGGGAAAATTCGTACAGGCATTAGTTCGTTATCAGGACAAGGAAAGTGGATTGTGGTATCAAGTTGTTGATAAAGGGGATCAACCAGATAATTGGTTAGAGACTTCGGGTACATGTTTATTCGTCTATACCATCGCCAAAGCAGTCAAACACGGCATTGTAGGCAAGGATTGTCTTGAGGCAGCTAAGAAAGGTTACGAAGGCTTAATTAATGTTCTGGAATGGGATGATCAGGGCGGATTGGTTCTACCGGATATTTGTATCGGAACTTCAGCAGGAGATTATGAGAATTATGTCACTCGACCTACAAGTAAAAATGATCTACATGGGGTAGGGGCATTCGTTATGGCATGTGTGGAGATGGATAGTTTAATCGTGAGTAATCCGTAA
- the ald gene encoding alanine dehydrogenase translates to MKIGIPKEIKNNENRVAITPAGVTEFIQHGHTVYIEAHAGIESGFPNHEYSAAGAIIVDQPIELWNRSDMIMKVKEPLQSEYDHFRKGLLLFTYLHLANEPSLAQALIDSGVTAIAYETVNTHGQLPLLTPMSEVAGRMAVQIGAQLLERPHGGKGILLSGVPGVARGKVAIIGGGVVGTNAAKLAVGLGADVTIIDLSLARLRQLDDIFGNQITTLVSNTSNITKSVAEADLLIGAVLIPGAKAPRLVTENHVKMMKSGSVIVDVAIDQGGIVETIDHITTHDNPTYVKHGVIHYAVANMPGAVPQTSTVALTNATIPFALLLANHPIEELIHTHVEIESGANVINGFITYEAVARDLGYEYVPASKAFTQFSD, encoded by the coding sequence GTGAAAATTGGAATCCCAAAAGAAATTAAAAATAATGAAAACCGGGTCGCTATTACACCTGCAGGAGTGACCGAATTTATTCAACATGGACATACTGTATATATTGAAGCACATGCAGGTATTGAAAGTGGGTTTCCTAATCACGAATACTCCGCTGCTGGAGCTATTATCGTAGACCAGCCTATTGAATTGTGGAACCGATCAGATATGATTATGAAGGTTAAAGAACCTCTCCAAAGTGAGTATGATCACTTCCGAAAAGGGCTACTTCTATTCACATATCTTCATCTAGCAAATGAACCATCACTTGCTCAAGCTTTGATAGATTCTGGTGTGACCGCTATTGCCTATGAGACTGTCAATACCCATGGCCAGCTCCCCTTACTTACTCCTATGAGTGAAGTGGCAGGACGTATGGCCGTTCAGATTGGAGCACAGTTACTAGAGCGACCTCATGGAGGCAAAGGCATTCTTTTATCTGGTGTACCCGGAGTTGCCCGTGGAAAGGTGGCCATTATTGGTGGAGGCGTAGTTGGAACTAATGCAGCCAAGTTAGCTGTTGGGTTAGGAGCAGATGTCACCATAATCGACTTGAGCCTGGCCAGATTACGTCAGTTAGATGACATATTCGGCAATCAGATTACGACATTGGTATCTAACACATCTAACATCACCAAATCTGTGGCAGAAGCAGACCTATTGATTGGTGCGGTCCTAATTCCTGGCGCAAAGGCACCTCGGTTAGTTACTGAAAACCATGTGAAAATGATGAAATCTGGGTCTGTCATCGTCGATGTCGCCATCGATCAAGGCGGAATTGTGGAGACTATTGATCATATCACAACACATGATAATCCAACCTATGTGAAGCATGGCGTAATACACTATGCAGTCGCCAATATGCCAGGTGCTGTACCACAAACTTCAACGGTTGCATTAACGAACGCAACGATACCATTTGCATTATTACTTGCGAACCATCCTATTGAAGAACTCATCCACACTCATGTTGAGATTGAAAGTGGAGCTAATGTTATCAACGGATTCATTACTTATGAAGCTGTGGCAAGAGACTTAGGATATGAATATGTCCCTGCAAGCAAGGCATTTACTCAATTCAGCGATTAA
- a CDS encoding carbohydrate ABC transporter permease, with protein sequence MVEDKSIGGRVFAAINFTLLALIALITVLPFMHVVAGSFTTSAEMAANKFVLIPKVWSLDAYKFIFSTNTIFKAMGVSIGVTAIGTVFSMFVTSLMAYGLSRRDLDGRTLINFLVVFTMLFHGGMIPTFLVVKELGLIDSYASLILPSAISAFNMIILKNFFQNIPEGLEESAKIDGCTDFGILFRIVLPLSLPAIATISLFYAVTYWNTYMSAILYLDDSAKWPIQVLLRQIVVLASGMDYSSTLDAAVPPPDQTIKMAVIVVATIPILLVYPFLQKHFAKGAMLGSMKG encoded by the coding sequence ATGGTAGAAGATAAATCAATCGGTGGCAGAGTCTTTGCTGCCATTAACTTTACATTACTTGCACTTATTGCATTGATTACTGTTCTTCCATTTATGCATGTTGTTGCAGGCTCATTCACAACAAGTGCAGAAATGGCTGCTAATAAATTTGTACTCATTCCGAAAGTATGGAGTCTGGATGCTTATAAATTTATTTTCTCTACGAATACGATTTTTAAAGCAATGGGTGTTTCGATTGGAGTTACAGCTATAGGTACAGTATTCAGTATGTTTGTGACTTCTCTTATGGCTTATGGTCTTTCCAGAAGAGATTTGGATGGTCGTACATTAATTAACTTCCTAGTAGTATTCACGATGTTATTCCATGGTGGCATGATTCCAACATTCTTGGTCGTGAAGGAATTAGGTTTAATTGATAGTTATGCTTCGTTAATTCTTCCGTCAGCTATCAGTGCATTTAATATGATCATCCTCAAGAACTTCTTTCAGAATATACCTGAGGGGCTTGAGGAATCAGCTAAAATTGATGGATGTACCGACTTCGGGATATTGTTTCGAATTGTATTGCCTCTATCCTTACCGGCTATTGCAACAATCTCCTTATTCTATGCGGTAACGTATTGGAATACTTACATGAGTGCCATCCTGTATCTGGATGATAGTGCTAAATGGCCGATCCAGGTGTTATTGAGACAAATTGTCGTCCTCGCTAGCGGTATGGATTATAGTTCAACCTTAGATGCTGCCGTTCCACCACCAGATCAAACGATTAAGATGGCGGTTATCGTCGTGGCGACTATACCTATTTTGCTAGTGTATCCGTTCTTACAGAAACACTTTGCGAAAGGTGCAATGTTAGGATCAATGAAGGGATAA
- a CDS encoding C40 family peptidase: MFKRTTVQLMFKLIITSVMISMCISCNNTSNNKTASEGKPTVFSDQNVYTDPSSGTTWVPLESVVQSLGLRMHDSENSVQFGYTDPMYEVYPGQLQALALGSSTTLQEAPTRRNGKSYMTLRSLSHLLQTSVYWNQPEHRIEISSLQDAGTPPSNQIQMKSLRATSTTVDTDKLISYAKKYLGVPYEFGAQPYAQSKTFDCSSFTQHVFSKFNRDLPRLARSQGNEGMEVSRNNLNPGDLIFFTVEGRFKSDAIPGHVGIYIGDGKFIHTWGEPGVQISNLDTGYWSDVILFMRSIL, from the coding sequence ATGTTTAAACGAACAACCGTCCAACTTATGTTCAAGCTCATCATCACCAGTGTAATGATCAGCATGTGTATATCCTGCAATAACACGTCAAATAATAAGACTGCCTCGGAAGGAAAACCAACCGTATTCTCAGATCAAAACGTGTATACGGACCCCTCATCAGGTACAACTTGGGTCCCTCTAGAATCAGTTGTTCAATCATTAGGTCTGCGTATGCATGATTCCGAGAACTCCGTCCAATTTGGATACACCGATCCCATGTATGAAGTATATCCTGGACAACTGCAAGCTCTCGCTTTAGGATCATCCACAACATTACAAGAAGCACCCACCCGCCGGAATGGCAAGTCTTATATGACACTACGTTCCCTCTCACACTTACTTCAAACCTCTGTGTATTGGAATCAACCTGAACATAGAATAGAAATCTCATCACTTCAAGATGCTGGAACACCTCCAAGTAATCAGATTCAAATGAAGTCATTACGTGCTACCAGCACAACAGTCGATACTGATAAATTGATTTCTTATGCCAAAAAATATCTAGGCGTACCTTACGAATTCGGAGCTCAACCCTATGCGCAATCCAAAACATTTGATTGTTCATCCTTTACTCAGCATGTATTCAGTAAATTCAATCGAGACTTACCAAGACTCGCCAGAAGCCAAGGTAATGAAGGTATGGAGGTTAGTCGCAACAACCTAAACCCAGGCGATTTAATATTCTTTACCGTTGAAGGTCGATTCAAGAGTGACGCCATTCCTGGACATGTGGGAATCTATATTGGAGATGGAAAGTTTATTCATACTTGGGGAGAGCCTGGAGTTCAAATAAGTAATCTAGACACTGGATACTGGAGTGATGTTATTCTTTTCATGCGTAGCATTCTGTAG
- a CDS encoding extracellular solute-binding protein produces MKKKSFSMLLTALLTFSVVLSACSGGNNNNGTTAPAASSNEGTNTVVAEKEAEPAAPTEIKIMLPLNTSESPPDTIKNEIEKLTNTKLTYQFFPADTYEEKLNASFATGSLPQVTYLKNQTTFIQMKEAIKDGQFWEIGPYLEEFPNLNKMKPEILNNTKVEGMLYSLYIGRPLARQGMIYRKDWADKLGLSAPANTDELFEMAKAFTEQDPDGNGQKDTTGISDRNELTYGAFKTVSSWFGTPNAWAEKDGQLAPEFTFQQYIDTMDFFKKAREAGYMNQDFAATSKTDAVNMFTSGKAGLYIGGSMQDIDSLNKDLIKNFPDAVLDTHSMVAGPDGNFAQWMIPGYNNVVLFPKSAVKDEAELKKILAFFDQMMTPEISNLMYWGIEGTHYTVEDGKAKPAEDKELIEREVKGYKDSVIGEAETNGMYESYNILPGRIHAEQLLLENVKVGVADPTAALESATFTEQGVELQQIITDATYKYIYDQIDKAGFEKEVESWKSRGGSKIIEEFNASYKAQ; encoded by the coding sequence ATGAAGAAAAAATCTTTTTCCATGTTGCTTACTGCATTGCTAACATTCAGTGTAGTGCTGTCTGCTTGTTCAGGTGGTAACAACAATAATGGAACAACCGCTCCGGCAGCTTCCAGTAACGAGGGGACGAACACAGTAGTAGCTGAGAAAGAAGCAGAACCAGCTGCACCAACAGAGATTAAAATTATGCTACCTTTGAACACATCGGAGTCACCACCAGACACAATAAAAAATGAAATTGAGAAATTGACCAACACGAAGTTAACTTACCAGTTCTTCCCAGCAGATACGTATGAAGAAAAGTTAAATGCATCATTCGCTACGGGTTCATTGCCGCAAGTGACGTATTTGAAGAATCAGACCACCTTCATTCAGATGAAGGAAGCGATCAAGGATGGGCAGTTCTGGGAAATTGGTCCTTACTTAGAGGAGTTCCCGAATTTGAACAAAATGAAACCAGAAATATTGAATAATACCAAAGTAGAGGGCATGCTTTACAGCCTTTATATCGGTAGACCACTTGCACGCCAAGGAATGATTTATCGCAAAGACTGGGCGGATAAACTTGGATTAAGCGCACCAGCCAATACAGATGAATTGTTTGAAATGGCGAAAGCGTTCACAGAACAAGATCCAGATGGAAATGGACAGAAAGATACTACGGGGATTTCAGATCGAAATGAATTGACATACGGTGCTTTCAAAACAGTCTCTTCATGGTTCGGAACACCAAATGCATGGGCTGAGAAGGATGGCCAACTTGCACCAGAATTTACATTCCAGCAGTATATCGATACGATGGATTTCTTCAAAAAGGCACGTGAGGCTGGCTACATGAACCAAGATTTTGCAGCAACGAGTAAAACGGATGCCGTGAATATGTTTACAAGTGGTAAAGCGGGTCTCTATATCGGAGGATCGATGCAAGATATTGATTCTTTGAACAAAGATTTAATAAAGAATTTCCCAGATGCTGTTCTAGATACGCATAGTATGGTTGCTGGTCCGGATGGAAATTTCGCACAATGGATGATTCCGGGGTATAACAATGTAGTCTTATTCCCGAAATCTGCTGTAAAAGATGAAGCCGAACTTAAGAAAATATTAGCTTTCTTTGATCAAATGATGACACCCGAAATCTCTAACTTAATGTATTGGGGAATTGAAGGTACACACTATACAGTTGAAGACGGTAAAGCTAAACCAGCAGAAGATAAAGAACTGATTGAACGTGAAGTAAAAGGTTATAAGGATAGCGTGATTGGGGAAGCTGAGACCAATGGTATGTATGAAAGCTATAACATTCTACCGGGTAGAATTCATGCAGAACAATTGCTCCTTGAGAACGTTAAGGTAGGTGTAGCAGACCCAACGGCTGCATTAGAATCAGCTACCTTTACGGAACAGGGCGTTGAGCTTCAACAAATTATTACAGATGCGACTTACAAATATATTTATGATCAGATCGATAAGGCTGGCTTCGAGAAAGAGGTTGAAAGCTGGAAGAGTCGTGGTGGGTCTAAAATTATTGAAGAGTTCAACGCTTCATATAAAGCACAATAG
- a CDS encoding 1,4-dihydroxy-2-naphthoate polyprenyltransferase — protein MTVKSFLSLVEIRTKLASMIPFFLGSIYVVFRFQQFQVANFLLMFISLITFDMFTTVMNNYYDFKKAQKKEGYGYQEHNAIVKFGLRESTVVALIITLFITAVGAGMWLVANTGIIVFMVGGLSFCVGILYSFGPIPISRMPLGEVFSGLFMGFVIIFVSTFIHVGDQLVVLTLDQQLLDVHIDIVEILLIFLISIPAILGISNIMLANNICDINDDIENKRYTLPVYIGKDYALILFRWIYYASFLDLIVLLFLKVNPVIVLLILLTLIPLKKNISIFMNKQTKQHTFGLAVQNFMMTTTARIIALSVAALMGI, from the coding sequence ATGACAGTCAAAAGTTTTCTGAGTCTAGTTGAGATTAGAACGAAACTCGCAAGTATGATTCCCTTTTTTCTAGGAAGTATCTATGTCGTGTTTCGTTTTCAACAATTCCAAGTAGCAAATTTCTTATTAATGTTCATATCTTTGATTACATTTGATATGTTTACCACCGTGATGAATAACTATTATGATTTCAAAAAAGCACAGAAAAAAGAAGGTTACGGCTATCAGGAGCATAACGCGATTGTGAAGTTCGGCTTGAGAGAGTCTACAGTTGTAGCGCTGATTATAACCCTTTTTATAACTGCTGTAGGTGCGGGAATGTGGCTAGTAGCTAATACGGGAATAATAGTCTTCATGGTTGGTGGATTATCTTTTTGTGTAGGTATATTATATTCGTTCGGTCCGATCCCGATTTCTAGAATGCCATTAGGTGAGGTGTTCTCGGGGTTGTTTATGGGGTTTGTGATCATCTTTGTGTCCACATTCATTCATGTGGGGGATCAGTTGGTCGTGTTAACCTTGGATCAACAATTGCTAGATGTCCATATTGATATAGTTGAAATATTGCTGATCTTCTTGATCTCAATTCCAGCTATTCTAGGAATCTCCAATATCATGCTAGCTAATAATATATGTGATATTAACGACGATATTGAGAATAAAAGATATACACTTCCTGTATACATTGGTAAAGACTATGCTCTGATTCTATTTCGGTGGATCTACTATGCCTCTTTTCTAGATCTGATCGTATTGCTCTTCTTGAAGGTTAATCCAGTGATTGTCCTGCTTATTCTCTTGACGTTGATCCCATTGAAGAAAAATATTTCCATATTTATGAACAAACAGACGAAGCAGCATACCTTCGGTTTGGCTGTTCAGAATTTCATGATGACCACAACGGCTCGAATTATCGCTTTAAGTGTAGCGGCTCTGATGGGAATTTAA